One Parashewanella spongiae genomic window, TTAACACCAACAGATATTACTTCAGGTATACAAAGAGGTAATGCGTTATTTATTTATATCGTTAACCAAGGGGACAATTGTCTTTATGGGGGTAATAGTATTATGCAATGTATATTAGTCGATAATAAACTACAAAATTGTACTACTCATTATGTTCAGGCTTTTAGCGGCCCATATAAAATCATTGCAAGAAACACCAATAGAAATGCAACCCAGCTCTTTATAAATCCAAAAAACTCTAATAACTTTTACATGGTACAGACTAATAGAGCTGGTCGAATATCAGATAACGCCCATTATACATTTTCAGGAAGCGCTATGGGCGGTTCAATTATTAACATGATGTATAACAGCTTTAACGATAAACTTTATATCACTCAAGATCAAAGTAATCACTGGGGTAACTTGGTGGTATGCGGTTTTTCAAGTGATACAAACTCGATCTCATCATGCAGTGATGCGGGTAGAATCAATACCCCAAGTTTTACTTTCGATAATACGAAAAGTCATATTTTCGGATGGGGAAATCAAGCTCGGTTAAGTAAAACCGATATAAAATACCCTCTCAAAGCAAATATCAACCCAGATGGTCACATAAGCTCTATAAATCAAGGAGATGAAGTATCTATTCCTGCGGAGATGACTCCCGCAAGTATTGCCACTTTAAATAACAAATGGTGGGGGTCTTTTATCGAAAGTCTTCGTGTTAATAAGTGGACTGATTTCCCACCTACTACCAACTATGATCTTCAACAATTCAACTCGCCTCTTGCCTCAAATATTGTTTTAAAAACGATTAGAAATAGAGTGTTTTCTGTTTTCCCTGACGATAATAAAATTGAGATATGTACCTCTATGAGTGATTTATCTTGCACAGATGCATTTCGATATCTCACAATTATAAACTCTGAAACTGGTCTACCTGTTACATCTCTTAGTGTCACCCACGATTCATCCGGTACACTTATTTTTCGTAATGTAAATAATAGCTTTATTGAACATGAAAACTTAACCATAACAGGTATTCCAGACGAGTTAAGAGCAGCTTTCAGTGGTTCCTGTATAGGAAAGACATCTTTTGACTCACCCAGATCGAGCTCTGGGCGTTGTAGTTTAAGTTATAATTTTGCAAGGTTACAAAACGAATACCAAGGCTCATTCAATTACAACTTTAGTGTTAAATCAAACTCTGGTGTTTCAACTTATGGAGTTCAATTTGATATCGACAACCATTTACCACCACAACCAAAACTTGAACTTCTCACACCTGATTTAGTTCAACAAATAAACTCACTTGACTTAACTGGCGCATCTAGCGGCACAGTATTAATTTATAATGTTTCAGAACCAATGGCAGTAGCACATAATATTAATGTACGGATACCTGAGCAAATCAGTAACTATTTTTCTTCAACATCGTCAACCTGCCTTGTACAAACGCCTTTAACTTTACCCGGAGGAGAAAGCTGCACACTTAATTATATTATTCCAACCAGCCCCGAATCAGACTCGCAAGGAACACATGTTATTCAAGTGAACTCAGATGAAACATCAATTCCAGTCACTTTAAGTGTAGATATTGCCTCTGGACCCAATTTGGTATTGCGAGCACAAGATGACATTCAAGATTTAACTAGATTAACTCTGTCACCGGGAAGCGTGGGTGATTTAAGTGTACTTAATACTGGAGGTACAGCAGTTCAAAACGTACAAATCAGATTACCTAGTTCACTTTCAGGGCTTTTCAGTGGAACCTGCATTACCCCAAGTACTCTAGTCGCTCAAACGGGCACATGTTCCTTGCATTACGAAATACCACTTACCACCTTACTAGATGGAACATACAACATGAGTATCAATAGCGAAAATTTTGAGCAGAACTTTATTCCTATTGTTATCTCTCCTCCTCAAATTGATCCAAACTCAAGAATAGGTATTACTGACGATGAAACTGTTTCCGCGCTCACTAGTAGAAAAGACTTGTTTACATACACTACTGGCAGCTTTACTGTTTCAAATCAAACTGACGAGGATATTATGGATTTCTCGACTAGAATCTCTAATCTCGGCTTACATTCCAGTGGATATATTGATGGTAGTTGTTTTACTACTTCTGTATTCGAAGCCAGAAGTACTTGCAATGTTACATACCGAATTACTGATAATATTACACCAGCGAGAGCAAATATCATTTTTGGAGAAGGCACTAACGAAATTGCCGTTCTCCCAATCGATATAACTGGAGATCCTGCCATTGAAGTAAGCGCAAACGAAAACGAAATTGACTTATCAGGCATAAGCATGGATGCGTCAAATCCAAGCATGACTTTCACTTTTATGAACCGAACGTTATCAACAATCACTCACTTTAACCTTGTTGCATCAGGTGATGCCAGCCAAACGATATCAACCAACAATTGCCCAATAAATCTCCCAGCCAGTCAAAGTTGTGAAATTAGCATTCATTTAAGTGATCAGTTTCCAGCCATTGGTAGACATAGCCTTAACATACGTGGAAGTGGCTTAATTAACAGAAATATCCCTTTCACCATTAACAAAGCAGATCCTGATATTGTAACAATTGACAATCGAGGTGGATACACCATGTATGTTCAATCTACTGAATATCATGGTGTCGGAAGTGAATCCTGCTCAGAAGGCACAGACTGCTATACCACAACGAACTCAGGAAGGTTTACTAACCCGCACTCAAAAACCATAGAATCGGTGCATAATAGACTTATTTATTTCAAAATCATTGCAGGAAAAACTCGTTCACTAAGCTCTTGTGACGGAGGTAAAATAAGATGTTCCAGAGCAACATTGAATCCTAATTGTTATTATTATGATGATGGTTCCAATAGTATAAATGCTCAAAATAGCTGTGCTGCGAATTACTAATTTTTATGTTCTTACAAGTCAGTTTTCGATGTTAAAATATATTAGCAAGAATCAGCCCTAACTCTTATTAGGGCTGATTAAAGAGTTAATGACAAGATTACAGATCTTCTTGTTTGAACTCAGCAATAGTCTCACCTCTAAACTCTCTTTTAAGTTGAGCTTTCGTGAGTTCGTTTATCTGACCGCCACTAGCAATGGTGAAATGATCTTTCTGTTGAAGCCTTCTAGCTTGATACAACATAACCACTTGTAAGGTATGTTCTTTTTGCTCATCAGACAACGCGGTGCCATCTTCCCATTTACCAATTTCTGCTGCCAATAACATTTTTTGATAAACGTCTTCAGACATCTCATCAATGACTTTATTAATGTCCATTATACTTTTCCACGTCGATTCAAAATAATTCGTATTCGGGTAATTAAATAACCGATAAAGCCAAACACAAAACATGCACCACCGATATATAATCGAGTACCTTCAGCAGCTTCACCACCCCAAAACCAAATCATCACTCCAGCAATAAACAAGGTAAGTGCAATAAAGCTGTGAGTTTGTAATTGACTTGCACGATTAATCTGGCGAATCTTCTGAGTTCCCTCTGATTCTTCACCTTGCGAAACGCCACAGAATTGACAAGATTTAGCGAGACTTGAGATTCGCTTTTTGCATGCTGAGCATTCTATTAACGCCATTATTTACCTCAAATTATCAACAACAGCTAACATCGCAACTAAAGATGCTTCACCAATATAGATGCTGCGTTCTGGTGACCAGCCAACAAAAGGATCCGGTAAGTTATCATTATCTTTAAATGGCATTTCTAAGGTATTAGCTAAACATTCAAATGTATTCGCAACCCAATTACAGGCTACCGTTAAATTTGCTTTACCTGGCTCGTCTTTGTCATAGCCATACTCAGTTTGAAAGTCAGCGGTTGAAAGTTGCAATGCTGAAACAAATTCATCTTGAAGGTTTTTCAAACGTTCACTATAGTTCGGAATTCCTTCAGCCCCAGCTAAGAAAACATAAGGCAATGCTTCGTCGCCATGCATATCATAGAATAAATCAACACCTGTCTCCTTCATTTTATTAACGACGTAATAAACTTCAGGGCTTCTTTCTAGCGTTGGGGATTGCCACTCACGGTTTAAGTTTGCACCAACGGCATTCGTTCTCAGATGACCACGTACACTGCCATCAGGATTCATGTTAGGAACGATATAAATATTGGCCTTATCAAGTAGAGATTTTGAAATAGGGCAATCTTGATCTAATAGACGATGTAGCAAACCTTCTACTGCCCATTCTGCCATTGTTTCGCCTGGGTGCTGACGGGCTGTAATCCATATATTTTTCTTAGATATGTCACCATCACCAACTTTTACCAGTGTTAAATCACGACCGTCGATTGTTAAGCCAAGCTGCTCCAAAGACACTTGTGGGTGTAGCTGAACAGAACTAATAAGATCAAGATGACGCTCGTAACTATATGGTGCAAAATAAGCTATTTGAACAGTCTCGCACTGTAATTCGATTTGAATTTTAAGCTGGCCATCAACGTACTCGGTAGGTACACGAAACCAGTGTTCACGGTCATAACTTGCAACAGCTTGATAATCTTCCCAGCCCTTTGTGTAAGAAGATTGTCCTGCATTCAAAATATTAAACGTGTATTGGCAACCTGCTTCACCGCTGAAACGGTAATTAAACCACTGAAAAAAATCTCCGCCTTCATCAGGACGAATTTCAAGTTGCAGATCATCTTTATTCTCTAAATTAATTACCTGAATATTTCCGCCATCAAAGCTATCACTGACTCTCATTATCGTTTCTGCCCATTAATATATTTTTATTCATCCACATTGTACCCGAACCATTGCTGCTTTCAAAAGTATCGTTTGGACATGCTTCAATTAAAAATTGCGATGAGAAATTCTGATTTTCTTTTAAACTACGAAAACTATAGGGCGTTAATTAATAAAATTTATTTGAAACTAGGGGCTGTTCATCTTTCGTGATTGTTTTTGCGTCAGTCAAGAACATAATTATCATTAGAAATAACACATATCCCAACCCAATAAGGCCTAGAAATAGGCACATTCCTTTTACATCGTTATTCATGATCCTTCCTTTTTCACCAAACCTTTCTTTCCTTTGCGCCCAGTAATTGAATAGACTAATGGAATTTGTTGACCTTTATGCTGTGCTACATAGCCTTTCCCATCAACATGCTGTAGCCCTTCAAAACAATTGTATGGACTATATGGGTATTCTTGTAAGCTCTCTATCGAAATACCAGCGCCTATTAATGCATTTATAATTTCACTCAATGAGTGTGGCCATGTAATTACAGTAGACTCCTCACCAGAGCAATTTTCGGTATAGGTACCTTCTGATTCGATATCAGGGGTTTCTTTCTTGAAGTACGAATACCCTGAAAGCACATCATGAAAAGCATGGAATTCAACAAGGTTAAATTGTCCACCTTGCTTCAAAGACTTAGCGATGGTTTGCGCCCATAAATCTAGATCTGGCAACCAACAAAGTACACCATAAGAAGTGAAAACAATATCAAACTTTTTTTCATTCACTTCACCAAAATGGTAGATATCATCGCAAATAAACTCAGCATTGAGATTAAGTTCTTCTGATAACTTTTGTGCTTGTGTTATGGCTTGTGAAGATAAATCTACCCCAGTAACTTTTGCGCCCCGCCTTGCCCAAGAAAGGGTGTCTTGACCAAAGTGACATTGTAAATGTAATAACTCTTTACCACTTACACAGCCTACTTGCTCTAGCTCTATAGGGTTGAGCGAGCACTTACCGTTTAAAAAGCCTTCTACGTCATAAAATTTCGAGTCAACATGAACCCTTGTGCGCTTATTCCATGCATCTTTGTTTATTTCTAAATATTCCATTACTTTTCCAGATTTCTATCGGCATTCAATGTTCTGATCAAAAAATCAATGACTAGAGTCTGTTGATCTTTCAGGATTAAATTTTGTGCTATTTGAGCATTTATCTGTTCAAGGCGTGAGCAGTGATGCTTAGCCATCTATGTGAGCTGGTCACAACACAGAGCTGTGAATGATCAAAAGCATCGAAGACAGCGTAAATTGGTCATTTCTGCTACGTTATCGCTTGCTTATTTGGAAACGAAGTAACGACAGTTTTGTATGTCGATAATAACCAAACCTCACAAACTCTGCCTTGCATAAAATAACCAATTTATCGCTGCAAAAACAATCACGAAAGATCAACAGACCCTAAGCCTTTATTACTTTGATTATCCTAAAAACATCAGTTGAACGCTGAGCATTCGAGTAACTGTTTGAGCAATATAATGATTTTATCATCATGGCTTTCACCCAATGAATGAAGTGCTCTACGCTCACAAGCTTGCTAAAATGACTGCTATCTGCGTTGTAACTTTTGCATGTAGAATAACTATTTGCTGCTAGCTACGCCTTATTATCAGCCATTTTTTCTACGCTTGGGAACGCAGTCAACTGATGTCTCTAGGATTATAAATTAACACATATATGCCAGCTGACACAAAACCATGTGCTCGGCAGCATAGATTTGCTATATTACGATTGCGTTACAACATTGGATAAAATAATTATGAAAGGGAAAGCTACGTCGATAGACATTGCTCATCTTGCTGGAGTATCTCAGTCAACGGTTTCTCGAGCATTACGAAACAGCCCTTTGGTTAATAAAGAAACAACCGAAAAAGTTAAACAGATAGCCAAAGAATTAAATTATAAAGTCGACAAACATGCGAGCAGTTTACGAACTCAGCAAAGCAATACATTAGCTCTGTTGATTTTTGCCGATCCGACTTCTGATAATTCGCTCATTAATCCATTTTTTTTGTCGATGCTAGGCTCTATCACCCAAGCCTCAGCAAAGCATGATTATGATTTATTACTATCATTCCAACAATCTTCTGATGATTGGCATGCTGATTTTGAAGATAGTCAAAAGGCCGATGGGATTATTTTACTTGGTTATGGTGATGCTGTTGATTTCGCGCCTAAATTAAAACAATTAGATGAACAAGGGACGCATTATGTTCGTTGGGGCCCTCCAGCAAACAACTTACCTTCTATTTGTTGTGATAATAAGAGCGGTGGCTACCAAGCTACTCAACATTTACTTTCAGAAAATCATAGTAGAATTGCATTTATTGGTGATGCTTCTGTGCATTGTCCTGAGTTTTTTGAACGATATCAGGGATACGCTGAAGCCTTAATAAAAGCGGGGCATCCTATTGAACCGAAGCTTCAAACTGACTCGATTTCGACTGAACAATCGGGTTATGAGGCAACAATGAAATTGCTGAAAGCAGATCAAAATTTTACTGCTATTTTTGCTGCGAGTGATTTAATTGCTATCGGTGCAATAAAAGCAATAAAAGAAAGTGGTAAACATATACCGACTGATTTCAGTATCGTAGGATTTGATGATATTCAAATTGCACGCTTTATGAACCCACCTTTAACAACAATCAGGCAAGACACCAGTACAGCTGGAGAAGCATTAGTCGAAACTTTACTCGACAATATTAAAGGTAACCTACAACAACAAATCTTATTAAATCCTGAGTTAATTGTAAGAAATTCAAGTCGAACAGTTTAGTTCGACTTGAACCTAAAATCATCAGTTGAACGCTGAGTATATGAGTAACTGTTTGAGCAATACGATGATTTTATCATCATGGCTTTCACACAATGAGTGAAGTGCTCTACGCTCACAAGCTTGCTAAAATGGCTGCTATCTGCGTTGTAACTTTTGCAAGTAGAATAACTACTTGCTGCAAGCTACGCCTTACTATCAGCCATTTTTTCTACGCTTGAGAACGCAGTCAACTGATGTTTCTAGGTTGAACCACTCTATCAAAGAATTTATTTCAAACCCCCTAATCGATGCTCCATTGCATGTTTCAGCTTTTGTAAAAGCATATGGTTAGTCAATTTATCACTAATAGTAAATACTTTTACATCATGCGCGTTAACCCGCACCTTTTTGCCTGAAGTGAACGGCAATTCATTCTTAGTAATAACATCGAACCACTTCCCATCTTGAATATCGCTAGGAATGGTAAACTCAAGTGAACTATCGCTTTTATTTAAGAAAACTAACGCAGTTTGATATAGGCCATCATGTTGAAAAACACGATAAAATGCGGCTCTATCTCCTTTCATTTCAATCGGTATTTGTATGCCACGTTGCAAGGCAATGTTATTTAGCCGTATTTTAGCAATTCTAGTCAGATTTTTAGCAATTACATGATTTTTAGCTTTCTCGATGTTTTCAACACCAAAATAATTGCGGTTTCCAAAATGTTCCGGTTTTCCGCGGTTAAAACCTATTTCACTTCCATAATACAAAACGGGTATACCACGTGCCGTAAAGAGCCAATTATGTGCGTCAATAAAGCCATTATCTGTTGCGTTAATGCGCGCCATGTCGTGATTATCATAAAAGGTCGTTAACTCATACGGGTTAGCGTAAGGGCCATCTTCTAAATACAATGCTGCGGCTAACGTTTCAAAGCCCTTTTGTTGTGCAAAAACATCATCCATAGCTTGCTTTAGTGGAAAATCTAATACACTCATCGCGCCATATTTAGGGTAAGTGTACTTGGCGATTTCTTTAGCATTGTATGAATACACTTCTCCAAACATGAATAAGTCTGGATAATGCTTGCGAATACGTTTACTAAACTCTCCCCAAACATGAGCAGGGATATGCTTTACCGTATCTAAACGTAAAGCACTTGCTCCCTGCCCTAGCCATTGGATATAAGCTTCAACAAAATAATCCATGACTTTTGGGTTTTCGATATTAATGTCTGATAGCTGGGCAAGATCTGGCTTTTGATTAAAAAATTCGTGCAAAGGCTCGATTTTAGGCTTAAGTGATTGAGGAGACAAATTCATATGATCGGCTACAAGATTGCCATTCTTATCAAAAAGCTGCCCAAATAACGGTTGCTGTTTCTCCATAGTATAAGAAGGTGAACCATGATTTAGCACGACGTCGAGTACTGTTTTTAAGCCTTTCTCAGTTAGTTTATGGTTTAACTGCTGGAAATCTAAATTTTTGGAAGGTAGATGTTTATCTAATTTATAAAAATTTACGCCCCAATAACCATGATAACCCGATTTTCCTTTATCCATAGCAAAACCAGTGGGTTTAATTTCATGGCCACCTGTAAATGCTTCTGCTGGGTTTTGAAAAATTGGTGTAGTCCAAACAGATGAGAAACCAAGATCCTTAATATAATCAGCTTGGTTCAGTAACCCTTTAAAATCCCCTCCTAAAAAGCCAACATTTCCTTTCTCACCTGTCGGCCATTCCAAAGGGCGATCAAAACCAGAGTCATTTTCGTAGTTATTTGACTTATCACCATCTACAAATCGATCAGTGATCACAAAGTAGATGTTTTCACTCGCATAAGGATGCAATGTGCCATAGAACTCAGTAGTTTCTGCGACTGTCGTGAATGACACCGCAGCAAATAAACCTAGGGTTAATTTATTCAACATAATTATTAAACTCTTTGTTCATCACTAGCCGTTTCATGAGACACATTTAATGAAAATAAACCTGCAATGACTAGACTTATTGCGCCTACCAACAAAGCATAAATAGGTTGATTATCAAAAACGAGTTTTAAAATGACACCTAAAATACTGGCTGCGAGCAATTGCGGAATAACAATAAAGAAATTAAAGATCCCCATGTAAACACCCATTTTATTCGATGGTAAAGCGCCCGCTAACATGGCATATGGGAGTGATAAAATTGATGCCCAAGCAAATCCAACACCTACCATTGCAATTAGTAAATAATCTGGATTATCAATTACCAAGAATAACGCCAAACCGCCCGCACCAAGAAATAAATTCACTAAATGGGCTTTACGTAAGCCAATGGATTTCACCATAAATGGAATAGCAAGAGCAGCAAGTGCAGAGAAACCGTTATAGGTGGCAAATAAAACCCCTACCCAATTAGCACCGTCATTAAACTCAACGGTTGAGGCATCAGAAGAGCCAAAGTGTACTGAGGTAACAGCTGCTGTGGTATAAATCCACATTGCAAATAAAGCAAACCAAGAGAAAAATTGAACCACTGCCAATTGTTTCATCACTTTTGGCATTGTCATTAAATCTTGAAAAACAGAATCGAACCCTGTCATTGGTTTGTTCTTTTTATGTCGACCACCTACGATTAACATTAAAAATCCAAATACCCAAATACTGCCAGAGAGAACATAAAGCTGTTTGTCTAGATCTAAGCTTAAAATCAAAAATGTCGAAAACAAACCAAGGGCCGACCAAATAACACCAAGTTTTACGAATCTCGCCGGATCAAATACGGCTTTTAAAGGTTGTTTATTGTCACTTTGGTTTTCATCAAAAGAAGCTAATTCTTGAGGAGAATATTCTTTCGTCGAAAAAACCGTCCAACAAATAGTGGCAAGAAGCACTACTGCACCAGCATAAAACGCATATTTTACGGTATCAGGAAGTTGCCCTTCAACGGCTTGATTATCAACACCAAATTCAGCTAACACCCAAGGTAGCATTGAAGCAACAACAGCACCTATACCGATAAAGAAACTCTGCATAGAGTAACCTCTAGCCTGTTGTTTTTTAGGCATGTTATCGGCTACAAAAGCGCGGAATGGCTCCATTGACACATTAATAGATGCATCTAATATCCAAAGTAAACCCGCTGCCATCCATAAATAACTCGCATTAGGCATTAAAACAAGGGCCAAACTGGTGACAATTGCACCGTAAAGAAAGTAAGGACGACGGCGCCCTAAATGCGTCCATGTTTTATCGCTTAAATGACCGATGATTGGCTGTACAATTAACCCAGTTACAGGGCCAGCAATCCAAAGAATAGGAATTGTATCCATTTCAGCGCCAAGAGTTTGAAAAATTCGACTCATGTTTGCGTTTTGTAAAGCAAAGCCAAATTGCAGGCCTAAAAATCCGAAGCACATGTTCCAAATTTGCCAAAAGCTTAGATGTGGCTTGTCATTCGCCATTCCAGTTTCCTTTTATAATTATTATGTCCGTTAATTTTAACGTCACTTAATATTATTCACACAAGT contains:
- a CDS encoding alpha-amylase family glycosyl hydrolase, with translation MLNKLTLGLFAAVSFTTVAETTEFYGTLHPYASENIYFVITDRFVDGDKSNNYENDSGFDRPLEWPTGEKGNVGFLGGDFKGLLNQADYIKDLGFSSVWTTPIFQNPAEAFTGGHEIKPTGFAMDKGKSGYHGYWGVNFYKLDKHLPSKNLDFQQLNHKLTEKGLKTVLDVVLNHGSPSYTMEKQQPLFGQLFDKNGNLVADHMNLSPQSLKPKIEPLHEFFNQKPDLAQLSDINIENPKVMDYFVEAYIQWLGQGASALRLDTVKHIPAHVWGEFSKRIRKHYPDLFMFGEVYSYNAKEIAKYTYPKYGAMSVLDFPLKQAMDDVFAQQKGFETLAAALYLEDGPYANPYELTTFYDNHDMARINATDNGFIDAHNWLFTARGIPVLYYGSEIGFNRGKPEHFGNRNYFGVENIEKAKNHVIAKNLTRIAKIRLNNIALQRGIQIPIEMKGDRAAFYRVFQHDGLYQTALVFLNKSDSSLEFTIPSDIQDGKWFDVITKNELPFTSGKKVRVNAHDVKVFTISDKLTNHMLLQKLKHAMEHRLGGLK
- a CDS encoding M14 family metallopeptidase; this encodes MRVSDSFDGGNIQVINLENKDDLQLEIRPDEGGDFFQWFNYRFSGEAGCQYTFNILNAGQSSYTKGWEDYQAVASYDREHWFRVPTEYVDGQLKIQIELQCETVQIAYFAPYSYERHLDLISSVQLHPQVSLEQLGLTIDGRDLTLVKVGDGDISKKNIWITARQHPGETMAEWAVEGLLHRLLDQDCPISKSLLDKANIYIVPNMNPDGSVRGHLRTNAVGANLNREWQSPTLERSPEVYYVVNKMKETGVDLFYDMHGDEALPYVFLAGAEGIPNYSERLKNLQDEFVSALQLSTADFQTEYGYDKDEPGKANLTVACNWVANTFECLANTLEMPFKDNDNLPDPFVGWSPERSIYIGEASLVAMLAVVDNLR
- a CDS encoding MFS transporter, giving the protein MANDKPHLSFWQIWNMCFGFLGLQFGFALQNANMSRIFQTLGAEMDTIPILWIAGPVTGLIVQPIIGHLSDKTWTHLGRRRPYFLYGAIVTSLALVLMPNASYLWMAAGLLWILDASINVSMEPFRAFVADNMPKKQQARGYSMQSFFIGIGAVVASMLPWVLAEFGVDNQAVEGQLPDTVKYAFYAGAVVLLATICWTVFSTKEYSPQELASFDENQSDNKQPLKAVFDPARFVKLGVIWSALGLFSTFLILSLDLDKQLYVLSGSIWVFGFLMLIVGGRHKKNKPMTGFDSVFQDLMTMPKVMKQLAVVQFFSWFALFAMWIYTTAAVTSVHFGSSDASTVEFNDGANWVGVLFATYNGFSALAALAIPFMVKSIGLRKAHLVNLFLGAGGLALFLVIDNPDYLLIAMVGVGFAWASILSLPYAMLAGALPSNKMGVYMGIFNFFIVIPQLLAASILGVILKLVFDNQPIYALLVGAISLVIAGLFSLNVSHETASDEQRV
- a CDS encoding class I SAM-dependent methyltransferase; this translates as MEYLEINKDAWNKRTRVHVDSKFYDVEGFLNGKCSLNPIELEQVGCVSGKELLHLQCHFGQDTLSWARRGAKVTGVDLSSQAITQAQKLSEELNLNAEFICDDIYHFGEVNEKKFDIVFTSYGVLCWLPDLDLWAQTIAKSLKQGGQFNLVEFHAFHDVLSGYSYFKKETPDIESEGTYTENCSGEESTVITWPHSLSEIINALIGAGISIESLQEYPYSPYNCFEGLQHVDGKGYVAQHKGQQIPLVYSITGRKGKKGLVKKEGS
- a CDS encoding YeaC family protein; the protein is MMDINKVIDEMSEDVYQKMLLAAEIGKWEDGTALSDEQKEHTLQVVMLYQARRLQQKDHFTIASGGQINELTKAQLKREFRGETIAEFKQEDL
- a CDS encoding LacI family DNA-binding transcriptional regulator, producing MKGKATSIDIAHLAGVSQSTVSRALRNSPLVNKETTEKVKQIAKELNYKVDKHASSLRTQQSNTLALLIFADPTSDNSLINPFFLSMLGSITQASAKHDYDLLLSFQQSSDDWHADFEDSQKADGIILLGYGDAVDFAPKLKQLDEQGTHYVRWGPPANNLPSICCDNKSGGYQATQHLLSENHSRIAFIGDASVHCPEFFERYQGYAEALIKAGHPIEPKLQTDSISTEQSGYEATMKLLKADQNFTAIFAASDLIAIGAIKAIKESGKHIPTDFSIVGFDDIQIARFMNPPLTTIRQDTSTAGEALVETLLDNIKGNLQQQILLNPELIVRNSSRTV
- a CDS encoding zinc ribbon domain-containing protein, with translation MALIECSACKKRISSLAKSCQFCGVSQGEESEGTQKIRQINRASQLQTHSFIALTLFIAGVMIWFWGGEAAEGTRLYIGGACFVFGFIGYLITRIRIILNRRGKV